Sequence from the Pararhizobium gei genome:
CCACCTCGCCAATTTTGTAGTTCATGGGACTGACGATCTTTGAAAAAGTTTCGTCATAGTCGGAAACCGGAATTGCCCCCTCGGCAACTTCAAGAAAACGCGGCACAGCGTCTGGAATGAGCACCATCTTGACCTTGTTCGCAAGGTCGCCCCGATAGGGTTGCGGTTCGGTCAGCTTTACCGCGTCCCACTCGATAACAGGTGTCAAGCTCATGACCTCGGAAAGCTGCCGGTGTACTTCGGCATAGGCCGCATGGCCTCCATAGAGGTTCCAATGGGTATCTGTACGGTAGTAGACTTCACCGCCGCTTCTGGCAGCCTTGACCACTTCCCTTAGATAGCCGCCGGGAACGCCTGCCTCGCGGGCCACCCTCAGCACGGGAGTGGACGGGAAAGTTTCGTAGATGATGTCGTAACCGTGCGGCAATCGATCCTCGTAGACCATCTCTTTCGTCGGCGCGACGAAGAAGAAATAGGGAATACCCAGGGCGTCGAACGTCGACTTCCGTTGACGGAAGACCTCGCCATATCTGGCAATGGCCTCATCAGACATGATTTGTCTGCCGGTAAGTTCGCTGAAAACGTCATTGGAATCCCCCACCAGGAACAGCCAGTTTTCTTTGCCGATCAGCCCTCTTGCGCCGCCAGGCGCCTTTATAATCCCGCTCACGAATTTACCCTATCGATTGCACTCTTCTTAACCGTTGTTAAGGTCTAAGAGGGTGGAAGTCTACCAAAGCGATTGCAGATTTAGCGGTGGCTTTCATGCTCGTGCCCGCTCGCCGATCGAACCCGGGAGAGCGTTCATGGCTGGGGCGTCACCAGATGCGACTATGCCTGCCGCTCCGGAACATGAACGACCAGACCGTCGAGACTGTCGTTCATCTTGATCTGACAGGAAAGGCGCGAGGTCGGCTTAACGTCATAGGCGAAATCGAGCATGTCCTCTTCCATGGCTTCTGGCGCGCCGACGGCTGCCGACCAGACCTCGTCGACATAGACATGACAGGTTGCACAGGCGCAGGCGCCGCCGCACTCGGCCTCGATACCCGGCACCGAGTTTCGCACCGCGTTTTCCATGACGGTCGAGCCGTTCTGGACGTCGAAATCATAATGTGTGCCGTCGAAGGCGATGATGGACAATTTTGGCATAGGTTTTCCGGATGCTTGGCGTTGATCGGCCGCAGGAGCGGTGAGGCCGCCCCTCGCGGCGGCAAAGATTTGGGATTTCTTCCAACAAATCCTTTTGCCAGTCAACTCGCAATGGATGTAAGCAACCGCGGTGCTCCCGACGCGATCAACGTCGGATGCATCGAGACGAGATTGGCTTT
This genomic interval carries:
- a CDS encoding alginate O-acetyltransferase AlgX-related protein; this encodes MSGIIKAPGGARGLIGKENWLFLVGDSNDVFSELTGRQIMSDEAIARYGEVFRQRKSTFDALGIPYFFFVAPTKEMVYEDRLPHGYDIIYETFPSTPVLRVAREAGVPGGYLREVVKAARSGGEVYYRTDTHWNLYGGHAAYAEVHRQLSEVMSLTPVIEWDAVKLTEPQPYRGDLANKVKMVLIPDAVPRFLEVAEGAIPVSDYDETFSKIVSPMNYKIGEVADYLKVSPTRDTVVHETEDSSLPTAMVFRDSFALALMPYLSNHFSRIVYVWKPEPNFDLIAKEKPDVVININLDRFLRLVPTR
- a CDS encoding 2Fe-2S iron-sulfur cluster-binding protein, with amino-acid sequence MPKLSIIAFDGTHYDFDVQNGSTVMENAVRNSVPGIEAECGGACACATCHVYVDEVWSAAVGAPEAMEEDMLDFAYDVKPTSRLSCQIKMNDSLDGLVVHVPERQA